One Streptomyces mobaraensis NBRC 13819 = DSM 40847 DNA segment encodes these proteins:
- a CDS encoding serine/threonine-protein kinase encodes MAETRLIQGRYQLLDRIGRGGMGEVWRARDESLGRHVAVKCLKPLGPRHEPSYLRVLRERFRREARVAAALQHRGITVVHDFGESDGVLYLVMELLDGRNLSQLLEDNKQHPLPVPEVVDIAEQVGAALAYTHRQGIVHRDLKPANIMRLTDGTVKICDFGIARLGHDIGFTARLTGTGIAMGTPHYMSPEQIGGGSVDHRSDLYSLGCVLYEIATGTPPFDMDDAWAVLVGHRDTPPTPPRDLRPELPPVFEDVVLDLLAKEPDDRPDDAGELVRRLTGARPGTHAGGIAYAPVIAYAPGTSDAVGASDAVGTSFAARTSDAVGTPDAVGTSYAARTSDAVGTSYAADTSYAGGGSSRTHGTSPTHPHRLSEPPPRLPAWARHMTTGSKAAGTAATALPPDPSAVLTGAWTVPGSARKDGRKDRGSGTGRLASTAPAWEPGADPRRSSAGSGAPLSAGAGSAGTERPSPAAPAPVPPDVLDELAARHSGGLRLGRAGRWAEADETHRAVLAERERLLGADHPDTLASRYEVAFSLSRLGRPEEALREFARTASARSRTLGPDHPDTLAARQETAYVLGRLGRHFEAREVYADVLAARERIMGPDHPDTLRCGHNLAFSLSRLGLLEEAYRMAHDVAAARARVLGGDHPDTLVTRYEVAYTLGQLDRWSDALRTYREVAAARTRVLGPDHPDTLAARYEAGICLGRLGRSTEALELYRALIEDRTRVQGPAHPDTLRARHGMGVNLGRLGRWEEALAEARDVCAIRARVLGADHPDTLVSRREVAVGLGWLGRWTDALAVYRDVAQARQRVLGADHPDALASRNDEARCLQQLGRTAEAAELYRQVAALQQTRAARHRGPG; translated from the coding sequence CGACCGGATCGGTCGGGGCGGCATGGGCGAGGTGTGGCGCGCCCGCGACGAGTCCCTGGGCCGGCACGTGGCCGTCAAATGCCTCAAACCGCTCGGACCGCGGCACGAACCGTCCTACCTTCGGGTGCTCCGGGAGCGCTTCCGCCGCGAGGCCCGCGTCGCGGCGGCGCTCCAGCACCGCGGCATCACCGTCGTCCACGACTTCGGCGAGAGCGACGGGGTCCTGTACCTGGTGATGGAGCTCCTTGACGGGCGCAACCTCAGCCAGCTCCTGGAGGACAACAAGCAGCACCCGCTCCCCGTCCCCGAAGTCGTCGACATCGCCGAACAGGTGGGCGCCGCACTCGCGTACACCCACCGGCAGGGGATCGTCCACCGCGACCTCAAACCGGCCAACATCATGCGGCTGACCGACGGCACGGTGAAGATATGCGACTTCGGCATAGCGCGCCTGGGCCACGACATCGGCTTCACGGCCCGGCTCACGGGGACCGGCATCGCCATGGGCACCCCGCACTACATGTCGCCCGAGCAGATCGGCGGGGGGAGCGTCGACCACCGGAGCGACCTGTACTCGCTGGGCTGCGTGCTGTACGAGATCGCCACCGGCACCCCGCCGTTCGACATGGACGACGCCTGGGCGGTCCTCGTCGGCCACCGTGACACCCCGCCCACGCCCCCGCGCGACCTCCGCCCGGAGCTGCCGCCGGTGTTCGAGGACGTCGTCCTCGACCTGCTCGCCAAGGAGCCCGACGACCGTCCCGACGACGCGGGGGAACTGGTGCGGCGGCTGACCGGCGCGCGGCCCGGAACGCACGCGGGGGGCATCGCGTACGCGCCCGTCATCGCGTACGCCCCCGGCACGTCGGACGCTGTCGGCGCTTCGGACGCCGTCGGTACGTCGTTTGCCGCCCGTACGTCGGACGCTGTCGGCACGCCGGACGCCGTCGGTACTTCGTATGCCGCCCGTACGTCGGACGCCGTCGGCACCTCCTACGCCGCCGACACCTCGTACGCCGGCGGCGGTTCTTCCCGCACCCACGGCACGTCCCCCACCCACCCGCACCGCCTGTCCGAACCGCCGCCCCGGCTCCCCGCCTGGGCACGGCACATGACCACCGGCTCGAAGGCGGCCGGTACCGCTGCCACGGCGCTTCCGCCGGACCCCTCCGCCGTGCTGACCGGAGCCTGGACGGTCCCCGGGAGCGCGCGGAAGGACGGCCGGAAGGACAGGGGGAGCGGCACGGGCCGGCTCGCGTCCACCGCTCCCGCGTGGGAGCCGGGTGCCGACCCGCGCCGGTCGTCCGCCGGCTCGGGAGCGCCGCTCTCCGCCGGCGCCGGTTCCGCCGGGACGGAACGCCCCTCCCCGGCGGCGCCCGCCCCCGTCCCCCCGGACGTGCTGGACGAACTCGCCGCCCGGCACAGCGGCGGCCTCCGCCTCGGCCGCGCCGGGCGCTGGGCGGAGGCGGACGAGACGCACCGCGCCGTGCTCGCCGAGCGCGAGCGGCTGCTCGGCGCCGACCACCCCGACACCCTCGCCAGCCGCTACGAGGTCGCGTTCTCGCTCAGCCGGCTCGGCCGCCCTGAGGAGGCGCTCCGCGAGTTCGCCCGGACCGCCTCGGCCCGCTCCCGCACCCTCGGCCCCGACCACCCCGACACGCTCGCGGCACGGCAGGAGACGGCGTACGTCCTCGGCCGGCTCGGCCGCCACTTCGAGGCGCGGGAGGTGTACGCGGACGTCCTGGCGGCCCGCGAACGCATCATGGGCCCCGACCACCCCGACACCCTCCGCTGCGGTCACAACCTCGCCTTCAGCCTCAGCAGACTGGGCCTGCTGGAGGAGGCGTACCGCATGGCGCACGACGTGGCCGCCGCGCGGGCCCGAGTGCTGGGCGGGGACCATCCCGACACCCTCGTCACCCGCTACGAGGTCGCCTACACGCTCGGCCAGCTCGACCGGTGGAGCGACGCCCTCCGCACGTACCGCGAGGTGGCGGCGGCCCGCACCCGCGTCCTCGGCCCGGACCACCCGGACACCCTGGCCGCCCGCTACGAGGCCGGCATCTGCCTGGGCCGCCTCGGGCGCAGCACGGAGGCGCTGGAGCTGTACCGCGCGCTGATCGAGGACCGCACCCGCGTCCAGGGCCCCGCCCACCCGGACACCCTCCGCGCCCGGCACGGTATGGGCGTCAACCTCGGCCGGCTGGGCCGCTGGGAGGAGGCACTCGCCGAGGCGCGCGACGTCTGCGCCATCCGTGCGCGCGTGCTCGGTGCCGACCATCCCGACACCCTGGTCAGCCGCCGCGAGGTGGCCGTCGGCCTCGGCTGGCTGGGGCGCTGGACGGACGCCCTGGCCGTGTACCGCGACGTCGCGCAGGCGCGCCAGCGCGTCCTGGGCGCGGACCACCCCGACGCGCTCGCCAGCCGCAACGACGAGGCCCGCTGCCTCCAGCAGCTCGGCCGCACGGCGGAGGCGGCGGAGCTGTACCGCCAGGTCGCCGCCCTGCAGCAGACCCGCGCGGCTCGCCACCGAGGGCCCGGCTGA
- a CDS encoding nuclear transport factor 2 family protein, giving the protein MSTATPATPTETTAATRTVVEELLRRMADGDPERIAELYADGADWAFDWPAEELGRGETPWIRERSSRADAAAHYREIGAHHVPEAADTRIERVLVDGTDAVVTGELRLMARPTGRRYRARFALHLTMEDGLVTRHHVYEDSLAVVRAFAG; this is encoded by the coding sequence ATGAGCACCGCAACCCCCGCCACCCCCACCGAAACGACCGCCGCCACCCGGACCGTCGTCGAGGAGCTGCTCCGGCGGATGGCGGACGGAGACCCGGAGCGGATCGCGGAGTTGTACGCGGACGGCGCGGACTGGGCGTTCGACTGGCCGGCGGAGGAACTGGGCCGGGGGGAGACGCCGTGGATCCGGGAGCGGTCGAGCCGGGCGGACGCGGCGGCGCACTACCGGGAGATCGGGGCGCACCACGTGCCGGAGGCGGCGGACACACGGATCGAGCGGGTGCTCGTCGACGGCACCGACGCCGTCGTCACCGGCGAACTGCGGCTGATGGCGCGGCCGACGGGACGGCGGTACCGTGCGCGGTTCGCGCTGCACCTGACGATGGAGGACGGGCTGGTGACGCGGCACCACGTGTACGAGGACAGCCTGGCCGTCGTCCGGGCGTTCGCGGGCTGA